A single genomic interval of Nonomuraea rubra harbors:
- a CDS encoding archease translates to MSRGHRAVPHTADIALEAWAGGREACLAEAARALVESFADLDTAPAPDGEVNFPTTGDPDGKDAGGGMESGAGLLIALLEEVIYQVEVHGRVVVDVRPGKEGGLRLATVPAEAVEQVGAMPKAVTTHGVRFEREDGEWRARAVVDV, encoded by the coding sequence ATGAGCAGAGGTCACCGCGCGGTCCCGCACACCGCCGACATCGCGCTGGAAGCCTGGGCGGGCGGGCGCGAGGCGTGCCTGGCCGAGGCGGCACGGGCGCTGGTGGAGAGCTTCGCCGACCTGGACACGGCCCCCGCCCCTGACGGCGAGGTCAACTTCCCCACGACCGGAGATCCCGACGGCAAGGATGCGGGTGGCGGAATGGAGAGTGGCGCGGGGCTGCTGATCGCGTTGCTGGAAGAGGTGATCTACCAGGTCGAGGTGCACGGCCGCGTGGTCGTGGACGTCCGTCCAGGGAAGGAAGGCGGCCTGCGGCTGGCCACCGTCCCCGCCGAGGCGGTGGAGCAGGTCGGCGCGATGCCGAAGGCTGTCACCACGCACGGCGTGCGGTTCGAGCGGGAGGACGGGGAGTGGCGGGCGCGGGCGGTGGTCGACGTCTGA